Proteins encoded in a region of the Onychostoma macrolepis isolate SWU-2019 chromosome 20, ASM1243209v1, whole genome shotgun sequence genome:
- the LOC131526778 gene encoding cytochrome P450 2J4-like encodes MNLLHLYEWVDIKSILIFSCVFLLLSDYIRNKAPKNFPPGPWSLPIIGDLHHIDIRRIHLQFSEFAEKYGKIFSLKILGPRIVVLDGYKLVKEVYLQQGDNLADRPMLPLFYEIVGDKGLVAASGYKWKQQRRFALSTLRNFGLGKKSLEPSITLECTFMNEAISNEQGRPFGPRLLLNNAVANVICVLVFGHRFEYSDNDFQSLLKNINEAVYLEGGIWAQLYNMFPWLMRRVPGPHKKIFTLWQEVIDFVREKVNAHRVDYDPSNPRDYIDCFLAEMEKLKDDTAAGFDVENLCICSLDLFVAGTETTSTTLYWGLLYMMKYPEIQAKVQEEIDRVVGGSRQPSLSDKDSMPYTNAVIHEIQRIGNIIPINVVRATVEDTQIGTYSIPKGTIVTGNLTSVLFDESEWETPHSFNPDHFLDADGKFRRRDAFLPFSLGKRVCLGEQLARMELFLFFSSLLQRFTFSSPAGVEPSLDFKLGATLCPQPYELCAVPR; translated from the exons ATGAACCTGTTGCACCTTTACGAGTGGGTCGATATCAAGAGTATTTTGATATTTTCGTGTGTGTTTTTACTGCTGAGTGATTACATCAGAAATAAAGCGCCAAAGAACTTTCCTCCTGGACCATGGTCTTTACCGATTATTGGAGACCTTCATCATATCGACATCAGGAGGATTCATCTTCAGTTCTCAGAG TTTGCAGAAAAATATGGCAAGATTTTCAGCCTTAAAATTCTTGGACCAAGAATCGTTGTGTTGGATGGGTATAAACTCGTGAAGGAGGTGTATTTACAACAAGGTGACAACCTCGCTGATCGACCTATGTTacctttattttatgaaatcgTTGGAGACAAAG GTTTAGTTGCTGCCAGTGGGTATAAATGGAAGCAACAGAGGAGATTTGCACTCTCAACTCTAAGGAACTTCGGGTTGGGAAAGAAAAGCCTGGAGCCGTCCATCACTCTTGAATGTACCTTTATGAATGAGGCTATTTCAAATGAACAAG GTCGACCATTTGGCCCCCGCTTACTGCTGAACAACGCTGTCGCAAATGTGAtctgtgtgcttgtgtttgGTCATCGATTTGAGTACAGTGACAATGACTTCCAGTCTCTGCTGAAGAACATCAATGAAGCTGTGTATCTGGAAGGAGGCATCTGGGCTCaa CTTTATAACATGTTCCCATGGCTCATGCGGCGAGTGCCTGGACCACACAAGAAAATTTTTACTCTGTGGCAAGAGGTGATTGACTTTGTTCGAGAGAAAGTGAATGCACACAGAGTAGATTATGATCCATCAAATCCTCGAGACTACATTGACTGCTTCCTCGCTGAGATGGAAAAA CTTAAAGACGACACAGCCGCTGGGTTTGATGTGGAGAACTTGTGCATCTGTAGTCTGGATCTGTTTGTAGCAGGAACTGAGACCACCTCCACCACTCTCTACTGGGGTCTTCTCTACATGATGAAATATCCTGAGATACAGG CCAAAGTTCAGGAGGAGATTGATCGTGTTGTGGGAGGGTCACGACAGCCATCTTTATCAGACAAGGACAGCATGCCCTACACCAATGCTGTCATTCATGAGATACAGAGAATTGGAAATATTATCCCAATAAATGTGGTCCGGGCTACTGTGGAAGATACTCAGATAGGAACATACTCTATTCCTAAG GGCACAATAGTGACCGGCAATTTGACATCGGTGCTTTTTGATGAGTCTGAGTGGGAAACGCCTCACTCTTTCAACCCGGATCATTTCCTGGATGCTGACGGCAAATTCAGGAGAAGAGATGCCTTTTTACCTTTTTCTCTAG GAAAGAGAGTGTGTCTTGGGGAGCAACTGGCACGGATGGAGCTATTCCTCTTTTTCTCCTCTCTGCTGCAGCGCTTCACTTTCTCTTCACCAGCGGGTGTGGAGCCCAGCTTGGATTTTAAACTGGGGGCCACTCTATGTCCTCAACCATACGAATTATGTGCAGTGCCACGCTAA